A stretch of Rhododendron vialii isolate Sample 1 chromosome 4a, ASM3025357v1 DNA encodes these proteins:
- the LOC131322763 gene encoding probable 1-deoxy-D-xylulose-5-phosphate synthase, chloroplastic, protein MALCTFSLPGHFNRPLTSDFAKNGLLSTQFQHKHHQVKKSAGGVCASLSERGDYHAQRPPTPLLDTINYPIHMKNLSIKELKQLADELRSDVIFNVSKTGGHLGSSLGVVELTVALHYVFNAPQDRLLWDVGHQSYPHKILTGRRDKMHTMRQTNGLSGFTKRSESEYDSFGTGHSSTTISAGLGMAVGRDLKGKKNHVVAVIGDGAMTAGQAYEAMNNAGYLDSDMIVILNDNKQVSLPTANLDGPIPPVGALSSALSRLQSNGPLRELREVAKGVTKQLGGPMHELAAKVDEYARGMISGSGSTLFEELGLYYIGPVDGHNLNDLISILKEVKSTKTTGPVLIHVVTEKGRGYPYAEKAADKYHGVAKFDPATGKQFKASAKTQAYTTYFAEALIAEAEADKDIVAIHAAMGGGTGLNLFLRRFPTRCFDVGIAEQHAVTFAAGLACEGIKPFCAIYSSFLQRAYDQVVHDVDLQKLPVRFAMDRAGLVGADGPTHCGSFDVTYMACLPNMIVMAPSDEAELFHMVATAAAIDDRPSCFRYPRGNGVGVELPPGNKGIPLEVGKGRILIEGERVALLGYGSAVQSCLAAAALAEARGLQLTVADARFCKPLDHALIRALAKSHEVLITVEEGAIGGFGSHVVQFLALDGLLDGTVKWRPLVLPDRYIEHGSPADQLAEAGLTPSHIAATVFNMLGQTREALELMS, encoded by the exons ATGGCTCTGTGTACATTCTCTTTACCCGGGCACTTTAATCGGCCATTGACTTCAGATTTCGCCAAAAATGGTCTCCTCTCTACTCAATTTCAGCACAAACACCACCAG GTCAAGAAAAGCGCAGGTGGGGTTTGTGCATCACTGTCTGAGAGAGGGGATTATCATGCACAGAGGCCGCCAACGCCTCTTTTGGACACTATCAATTATCCAATCCACATGAAAAATCTGTCAATTAAG GAACTGAAACAACTGGCAGATGAACTGAGGTCTGATGTAATCTTTAATGTTTCAAAGACTGGGGGTCATCTGGGTTCGAGCCTTGGTGTGGTTGAGCTCACTGTGGCTCTTCATTATGTGTTCAATGCTCCTCAGGACAGGCTATTGTGGGATGTTGGTCATCAG TCTTACCCACACAAGATTTTGACTGGTAGAAGAGATAAGATGCACACAATGAGACAGACAAATGGGCTGTCAGGCTTTACTAAGCGATCGGAGAGTGAGTATGATTCCTTTGGCACGGGTCATAGTTCAACCACTATCTCAGCAGGCTTAG GGATGGCTGTGGGAAGAGacttgaagggaaaaaagaatcATGTAGTTGCTGTTATAGGCGACGGTGCCATGACAGCAGGTCAAGCATACGAAGCCATGAACAACGCGGGTTATCTTGACTCGGACATGATTGTTATTCTTAATGACAACAAACAAGTCTCTTTGCCCACTGCAAATCTAGATGGGCCTATACCACCAGTAGGGGCTTTGAGCAGTGCTCTAAGTAGGTTACAATCAAACGGGCCGCTCAGAGAATTAAGAGAAGTCGCAAAG GGAGTAACCAAGCAGCTTGGTGGGCCTATGCATGAACTGGCTGCAAAAGTTGACGAATATGCCCGTGGAATGATCAGTGGTTCAGGGTCAACCCTATTTGAAGAACTTGGGCTCTATTATATTGGTCCTGTGGATGGCCACAACTTAAATGACCTTATTTCGATTCTTAAAGAGGTTAAGAGCACTAAAACAACCGGTCCAGTCCTCATTCATGTTGTCACTGAGAAAGGCCGAGGATACCCATATGCAGAAAAAGCAGCTGACAAGTACCACG GAGTGGCCAAGTTTGATCCAGCAACTGGGAAACAATTCAAAGCCAGTGCTAAAACTCAGGCTTATACGACGTACTTTGCAGAGGCTTTGATTGCAGAAGCAGAAGCAGACAAAGATATTGTCGCAATCCATGCTGCAATGGGTGGTGGAACAGGCCTGAATCTTTTCCTTCGCCGATTCCCAACACGATGCTTTGATGTTGGGATAGCAGAACAGCACGCTGTTACTTTTGCAGCCGGATTGGCCTGTGAAGGCATTAAACCTTTTTGTGCAATCTACTCATCTTTCTTGCAGAGGGCTTATGACCAG GTTGTGCATGATGTCGATTTGCAGAAGTTGCCTGTGAGATTTGCGATGGACAGAGCTGGGCTAGTTGGAGCAGATGGTCCTACACATTGTGGTTCTTTTGATGTCACTTACATGGCATGCCTACCAAACATGATAGTAATGGCTCCTTCCGATGAGGCTGAGCTTTTCCACATGGTTGCAACTGCTGCTGCCATTGACGACAGACCAAGTTGTTTCCGCTACCCAAGAGGAAACGGGGTGGGTGTTGAGCTGCCACCAGGAAACAAAGGCATTCCTCTTGAG GTTGGGAAAGGCCGTATATTGATAGAAGGGGAGAGAGTAGCACTGTTGGGGTATGGATCAGCTGTTCAAAGCTGTTTGGCTGCAGCTGCCTTGGCAGAAGCCCGTGGTTTACAGTTAACAGTCGCAGATGCCCGCTTCTGTAAGCCATTGGACCATGCTCTTATTCGCGCCCTAGCAAAGTCACATGAGGTCTTGATTACAGTAGAAGAAGGAGCAATTGGGGGGTTTGGGTCTCACGTTGTTCAGTTCCTTGCCCTAGATGGACTTCTTGATGGCACAGTAAAG TGGAGGCCACTGGTTCTTCCCGACCGGTACATTGAGCACGGTTCACCGGCTGACCAACTGGCAGAAGCTGGTCTTACACCATCTCATATTGCAGCAACTGTATTCAATATGCTCGGACAAACAAGAGAGGCTCTGGAACTCATGTCATAG
- the LOC131322765 gene encoding brassinosteroid LRR receptor kinase BRL2-like produces MASVPKNGPNFQAVHSRIIFVFVIILIPFVSSSDSAVARASPATQTVAKNSEAVALLMWKASLDNQSQSLLSSWNESSHCTWVGIGCNEASKVTNLNLDSIGLRGGREDQCKGGGRIHKLLSSHRGGKKWKWNQSSSGNTVSGETTTGDVEDQH; encoded by the exons ATGGCATCCGTACCTAAAAATGGTCCCAATTTCCAAGCAGTTCACTCCAGAATCATATTTGTCTTTGTTATCATCCTAATTCCATTTGTCTCTTCATCTGATTCCGCCGTTGCTCGTGCTTCTCCTGCAACTCAAACAGTTGCAAAAAATAGTGAAGCAGTCGCTCTCTTGATGTGGAAAGCTAGCCTTGACAATCAAAGCCAATCTCTCCTTTCATCATGGAATGAAAGTAGTCATTGCACTTGGGTCGGAATTGGTTGCAACGAGGCCAGTAAAGTAACAAATTTAAACCTTGACAGTATTGGTTTGAGAG GGGGAAGAGAGGATCAATGCAAAGGCGGTGGCAGAATTCACAAATTATTGTCGAGCCACAGAGGAGGgaagaaatggaaatggaacCAGTCAAGCAGTGGAAATACAGTGTCGGGAGAGACCACAACAGGGGACGTTGAAGATCAACATTGA
- the LOC131322762 gene encoding probable leucine-rich repeat receptor-like protein kinase At1g35710, producing the protein MLRSLIDIDLSINNLIGSIPTLIGNQENLTTLYLHHNSLSGSIPQEVGMLRSLTNLQLSTNNLTGSIPASIGNLRHLTALYLDHNSLFGSIPQEVGMLRSLTDLELSTNNLTGSIPASIGNLRNLTTLYLYENSLSGSIPQEVGMLRSLIDLELSTNNLTGSIPASIGNLRNLTTLYLYHNSLSGSIPQEVGMLRSLTDLELSTNNLTGSIPASIGNLRNLTTLYLHHNSLSGSIPQEVGMLRSLIDLELSTNNLTGSIPASIGNLRNLTTLYLHHNSLSGSIPQEVGMLRSLTDLELSTNNLTRSIPASIGNLRNLTTLYLHHNSLSGSIPQEVGMLRSLTDLELSTNNLTGSIPASIGNLRNLTTLYLHHNFLSRSIPQEVGMLRSLNDLALSRNTLKRPIPASIGNSRNLTTLYLHHNFLFGSIPQEVGMLRSLTDLELSTNNLTGSIPASIGNLRNLTTLYLHHNFLSGSITQEVGMLRSLTNLQLSTNNLTGSIPALIGNLRNLTALYLDHNFLSGSIPQEVGMLRSLTDLELSANNLTGSIPASIGNLRNLTTLYLFKNSLFGSIPQAVGMLRSLTDLELSTNNLTRSIPALIGNLRNLTTLYLDENSLSGSIPQEVGMLRSLNDLALSRNNLTGSIPASIGNLRNLTTLYLHHNSLSGSIPQEVGMLRSLIDLELSTNNLMGSVPASIGNLRNLTTLYLYENSLSGSIPQEVGMLRSLIVLELSRNNLTGSIPTSIGNLRNLQTLFLDANSLSGSIPQEVGMLSSLITLSISRNNLTGSIPASIGDLASLTRLILRENSLCGSIN; encoded by the coding sequence ATGCTAAGATCTCTCATTGACATTGATTTGTCAATAAACAATCTCATAGGATCCATCCCCACATTAATAGGGAACCAAGAAAATCTCACAACATTGTACCTTcaccacaactctctctctggatctatccctcaagaagtaggaatgctaagatctctcactaATCTTCAATTGTCAACGAATAATCTCACGGGATCAATCcccgcttcaatagggaacttgagaCACCTCACAGCATTGTACCTTGACCACAACTCTCTCtttggatctatccctcaagaagtaggaatgctaagatctctcacCGATCTTGAATTGTCAACTAATAATCTCACGGGATCAATCCCCGCTTCAATAGGAaacttgagaaacctcacaACATTGTACCTTTATGAGAattctctctctggatctatccctcaagaagtaggaatgctaagatctctcatTGATCTTGAATTGTCAACGAATAATCTCACGGGATCAATCcccgcttcaatagggaacttgagaaacctcacaACATTGTACCTTtaccacaactctctctctggatctatccctcaagaagtaggaatgctaagatctctcactgATCTTGAATTGTCAACGAATAATCTCACGGGATCAATCcccgcttcaatagggaacttgagaaacctcacaACATTGTACCTTcaccacaactctctctctggatctatccctcaagaagtaggaatgctaagatctctcatTGATCTTGAATTGTCAACGAATAATCTCACGGGATCAATCcccgcttcaatagggaacttgagaaacctcacaACATTGTACCTTcaccacaactctctctccggatctatccctcaagaagtaggaatgctaagatctctcactgATCTTGAATTGTCAACGAATAATCTCACGAGATCAATCCCtgcttcaatagggaacttgagaaacctcacaACATTGTACCTTCACcataactctctctctggatctatccctcaagaagtaggaatgctaagatctctcactgATCTTGAATTGTCAACGAATAATCTCACGGGATCAATCcccgcttcaatagggaacttgagaaacctcacaACATTGTACCTTCACCACAACTTTCTCTCtagatctatccctcaagaagtaggaatgctaagatctctcaATGATCTTGCATTGTCAAGGAATACTCTTAAGAGACCAATCcccgcttcaatagggaactcGAGAAACCTCACAACATTGTACCTTCACCATAACTTTCTCtttggatctatccctcaagaagtaggaatgctaagatctctcacCGATCTTGAATTGTCAACGAATAATCTCACGGGATCAATCcccgcttcaatagggaacttgagaaaCCTGACAACATTGTACCTTCACCACAACTTTCTCTCTGGATCTATCActcaagaagtaggaatgctaagatctctcactaATCTTCAATTGTCAACGAATAATCTAACGGGATCAATCCCCGCTTTaatagggaacttgagaaacctcacaGCATTGTACCTTGACCACAACTttctctctggatctatccctcaagaagtaggaatgctaagatctctcactgATCTTGAATTGTCAGCGAATAATCTCACGGGATCAATCcccgcttcaatagggaacttgagaaacctcacaACATTGTACCTTTTTAAGAATTCTCTCtttggatctatccctcaagcagtaggaatgctaagatctctcactgATCTTGAATTGTCAACGAATAATCTCACACGATCAATCCCCGCTTTaatagggaacttgagaaacctcacaACATTGTACCTTGATGAGAattctctctctggatctatccctcaagaagtaggaatgctaagatctctcaATGATCTTGCATTGTCAAGGAATAATCTCACGGGATCAATCcccgcttcaatagggaacttgaggAACCTCACAACATTGTACCTTcaccacaactctctctctggatctatccctcaagaagtaggaatgctaagatctctcatTGATCTTGAATTGTCAACGAATAATCTCATGGGATCAGTCcccgcttcaatagggaacttgagaaacctcacaACATTGTACCTTTATGAGAattctctctctggatctatccctcaagaagtaggaatgctaagatctctcatTGTTCTTGAACTGTCAAGGAATAATCTGACGGGATCAATCCCCACTTCAATCgggaacttgagaaacctcCAAACTTTGTTCCTTGATGcgaactctctctctggatctatccctcaagaagtaggaatgctaagTTCTCTAATTACGCTTAGCATTTCAAGGAATAATCTCACGGGGTCGATCCCCGCTTCAATTGGGGACTTGGCAAGCCTCACCAGATTGATCCTTCGCGAAAACTCTCTCTGTGGATCTATTAACTAG
- the LOC131324040 gene encoding uncharacterized protein LOC131324040 produces MKYSTFMNLFIVVIVVVLGIVGDCHGDGLRKNFYKKSCPLAEQIVQNITWKNVASNPFLPAKLLRLQFHDCFVRGCEASVLLDSTANNTAEKDAFPNLSLGGFDVIDEIKTQLEINCSNTVSCADIVALATRDAVSFQYNKSMWTVKTGRRDGTVSLASEVDLPSPFDDFAGLKQAFADKGLSSKDLVVLSGAHTIGIGNCEFFSNRLYNFDGTNGSDPSLNSTYASFLKTKCSATDTTTVVPMDPGSGRTFDNHYYTILKLNEGLFQSDAALLTDGHASDIVDEMGTTTNEEFFKYFGHSITRMGAIGVLTGDSGEIRQKCSMVAGGGPIRDANGQWIDGFHRSLRRMHSMEAELWALRDGLHLASNKQLIPICVGMDALAAIQLLTDPNQPRHSLSNIIHDCRGTNRATVRTVLVDNFRANSWVGDVHLLVGWVNGIAPFPQSPSQPEGKKKIMMPKSPAFLLLLLIVLTRAVRILCGGDEYDHQQFFNAYDQDDHGLSIYGDGGQLKMGYYEQSCPSVETVVRNITWSNVAAKPFLAAKLLRLHFHDAFVRGNDASVLLDSTPTNKAEKDAFPNLSLSGYDVIDEIKAALEEKCNGTVSCADILAMAARDAVSFQFQRPVWKVLTGRKDGKISLATDIGPNIPSPGANFSTLLAQFSSKGLNIVDLVVLSGGHTIGIGHCSLIFKRLYNFTGKGDTDPCLNQDYAKTLMGLCPKNSPSSSVEMDPYSSLSFDSHYFTILNQKKGLFQSDAALLTDRRSALISQLMRIPGVFFSRFARSMMKMGAIGVLGDGNGNGEVRRNCRVVN; encoded by the exons atgaagTACTCCACATTCATGAACTTGTTCATTGTTGTTATAGTGGTGGTGCTAGGAATTGTGGGAGATTGTCATGGAGATGGGTTGAGGAAGAACTTTTACAAAAAGAGTTGTCCCTTAGCCGAGCAAATTGTTCAGAACATAACATGGAAAAATGTGGCTTCCAATCCGTTTTTGCCTGCCAAGTTGCTAAGGCTGCAATTCCATGACTGTTTTGTCAGG GGTTGTGAGGCCTCAGTATTGTTGGATTCTACAGCAAATAATACAGCTGAGAAGGATGCATTTCCAAACCTTTCTCTGGGAGGATTTGATGTCATTGATGAAATAAAGACCCAACTAGAGATCAACTGTTCTAATACTGTTTCTTGTGCCGATATAGTCGCTTTGGCTACTAGAGACGCAGTTTCCTTCCAA TATAATAAAAGCATGTGGACGGTGAAAACGGGAAGAAGAGATGGGACCGTTTCGCTTGCGTCGGAGGTCGACCTCCCTTCACCATTCGACGATTTCGCCGGCCTCAAGCAAGCTTTCGCCGACAAAGGTCTCTCATCTAAAGATCTCGTCGTGCTGTCAG GTGCACATACCATTGGAATTGGAAATTGCGAATTTTTCAGCAACAGGCTATACAATTTTGACGGAACTAACGGTTCCGATCCGTCTCTAAACTCAACCTATGCATCTTTTCTCAAGACCAAATGCAGTGCTACGGACACCACAACCGTCGTACCAATGGACCCGGGGAGCGGTCGAACCTTCGACAACCATTACTACACCATTCTGAAGCTGAACGAAGGTCTTTTCCAGTCCGATGCCGCACTTCTCACCGACGGTCATGCTAGTGATATTGTTGATGAGATGGGCACAACTACAAACGAGGAGTTTTTCAAATATTTCGGTCATTCGATTACCCGAATGGGCGCAATTGGTGTGCTGACGGGGGATTCAGGAGAGATAAGGCAGAAATGCAGCATG GTTGCAGGGGGCGGTCCTATTCGAGATGCAAATGGGCAGTGGATTGATGGGTTTCATCGTTCCTTGAGGCGTATGCATAGTATGGAGGCAGAATTGTGGGCTCTCAGAGATGGGTTGCATTTGGCTAGCAACAAGCAGCTAATTCCGATTTGCGTGGGAATGGATGCTTTGGCGGCTATTCAACTACTTACGGATCCGAACCAACCTCGTCACAGCCTGAGCAATATTATTCATGATTGCAG AGGTACAAACCGTGCAACTGTGCGTACTGTCCTCGTTGACAATTTTAGGGCCAATAGTTGG GTAGGTGACGTTCATCTACTTGTTGGATGGGTGAACGGAATTGCTCCTTTCCCACAATCGCCGAGTCAG CCAGAGGGAAAGAAGAAGATCATGATGCCAAAAAGTCCTGCTTTCTTGCTCCTTCTCCTTATAGTACTAACCAGAGCTGTTAGAATTCTTTGTGGTGGAGATGAATATGATCATCAGCAGTTCTTCAATGCCTATGATCAGGATGATCATGGGTTGAGTATCTATGGAGACGGTGGTCAGCTGAAGATGGGGTACTATGAGCAGAGTTGCCCTTCAGTTGAAACTGTGGTGAGGAACATCACATGGAGCAATGTTGCAGCTAAACCCTTCTTGGCAGCTAAGCTCTTAAGGCTTCATTTCCATGATGCCTTTGTGAGG GGGAATGATGCATCCGTATTGCTGGACTCAACACCTACAAACAAAGCTGAGAAAGATGCATTCCCCAACCTGTCCTTATCAGGATATGATGTAATTGATGAGATAAAGGCAGCACTTGAAGAAAAATGCAATGGAACTGTTTCTTGTGCTGATATTCTTGCCATGGCAGCTAGGGATGCAGTTTCTTTCCAA TTCCAAAGGCCAGTGTGGAAGGTTTTAACAGGGAGAAAAGACGGGAAAATATCACTTGCGACAGATATTGGACCCAATATACCATCACCAGGAGCAAACTTCAGCACCCTCTTGGCTCAATTTTCAAGCAAAGGTCTAAATATTGTAGATCTTGTAGTCTTATCAG GGGGACATACCATTGGAATAGGGCATTGCTCTTTGATATTCAAAAGACTGTACAATTTCACCGGAAAAGGTGATACAGACCCTTGTCTAAATCAAGACTATGCAAAAACCCTAATGGGTCTCTGCCCAAAGaattctccttcttcttctgtGGAGATGGACCCCTATAGCTCACTCTCATTTGACAGCCATTACTTTACGATTCTCAACCAGAAAAAGGGCCTGTTTCAATCCGATGCTGCATTGCTCACCGATCGAAGATCAGCCCTGATATCGCAGCTCATGCGGATTCCCGGGGTTTTCTTCAGTCGATTCGCCCGTTCGATGATGAAGATGGGTGCCATTGGAGTGCTTGGAGATGGTAATGGTAATGGAGAGGTTAGGAGGAATTGCAGAGTTGTTAATTAA